DNA sequence from the Gemmatimonadaceae bacterium genome:
CGCGCTCCAGCTCACGCCGCCAACGTCCACCACCGAGTCGGTCACCGTCACGCTCGGTCCACCGGTAACCGGGACGATTTTCAGCGTGCGCACCGGCGCGGAAACGACGTACGCGATGCGCTGCCCGTCGGGCGAGAAGGCCGGATTCATTGCGCCCTCGGTACCCGCGAGCGGCGTCGCGCGAAGCTCATCCAGCTTGCGAACCCAGAGTTGCGTCTTGGAGCTGTTGCGCTCGCCGCCCGAGTACACGACGGTCCGGCCGTCCGGTGACAGCGCGAGCCGGAACTGTGTCGCCGCGTCGGCCAGGCGCTGGCTGTCGGGCAGCGCGAGTGACACGCGCGTGACAGGCTTTGCGGGCGCCGGGCGCGTGAGTGCCCACGTCGCAACGCCGGCGGTAATCACGGCAAAGGTCGCTGTTGCGATGAACAGTGTGCGCGACACACCGCTGGTGCGCATCCCGGCGAGCGAGCCGGCGGACATGCCAGCAACGGTGAACGTCGCGGAAGCCAGTGCGTCGCTGAAGTCTTTCGTGCTGGCGAAGCGGTCGGCGGGGAGTTTCTCGAGTGCCTTCGCGAGCGCGGCCGTCACATTGGACGGCACGTTCTTGCGGCGCTCGGTCACCGAAGCCGCGGTCTCGGTGATGATCTTCATGATCACGGCCTGCGCGACCGATGCCGTGAACGGTGGGTCGCCCGCGAGCATCTCGTACAGCACGCTCGCCAGCGAGTACTGATCGCTGCGTCCGGTGATCTCCTTTTCCGCCGTCGCCTGCTCGGGCGACATGTAATGCGGCGTGCCGAGGGAGAGGCCCGTCTCCGTCATCCGCCCGCCTGCCGCCGCGCTGACCGCGAGCGCGATGCCAAAGTCCATCACCATCGCGCGGCCATCGTGCAGCAGGATGTTCTCGGGCTTGATGTCGCGGTGGATCACGCCGTGCCGATGCGCGTAGTCCAGTGCGTCGGCGATTTCTCGTGCAATGCGCACTGCTTCGTCCACACCGAACTGTGTTTCGCGGTTGAGCTTCTCGCGAATTGTCTCGCCCTGGATGTAGGGCATCACGTAGAACAGGAATCCGTCCGCCGTGCCGCTGTCGAACAGCGGCAGGATGTGCGGATGGCTCATCGCCGCCGTGGTCTTGATCTCCACAACGAACCGCTCGGCACCGAGCAAGGCGGCCAGCTGGGGCTTCAGGACCTTGATCGCAACTTTGCGGTCGTGCTTGAGATCTTCGGCGAGATACACCGTAGCCATGCCGCCCGCGCCGAGTTCGCGCTCGATGCGGTAGCGGCCGTCGAGGGCTGCGTTGAGGCGCTCGGTGTTGTTGCTCACCGATGTACGCCGAAGCGGTTGACCATCTGCTATTTCCTGGCCTTGAACAGCGTGACCCCTTCTCTCCGGCGGCCGCCATCAGCGCCTGATCCAGCGTGGCCAGCGGTGCGTCGCAACGTTGCGCGAGCTCGAGGTAGCTCGCGTCATACACCGAGAGCGACCGCCGCCGTGCGAGATCGAGCACGGACGCCTCGCGCGGGAGGTCGTCGACCGTAAATGGCAGCAGGGCCAGGTCGGACAGAAAGGCCGTAGTTCGCGCCGCCGATATGCGTTTGCGGCGCTCGGCCATCACGAGCACATTGCGAATCTCGTACCAGAACAATGTTGGCACGATGGCTTCGCTGCGAGCGATGGCCGCGATCACGGACTCGGAGAACGTTGCGTCCTCGTCGTCGAGCGCTTGTCCAAGGATCGCCGAGACATCGGGCACCAGCGCCATTAAAAGCGGTGCCCGTCGTGTTTGAGTGCGAGCAGTTCGGTGCGGCTCATGCGCTTGAGGGCACCGCGATACGTTTTGAGTCGCTTGACGGCCTCGGCCACCACCTTGGGGTCTCGGGCGGAGTCCGGGGGGCCCAGCTTGCCCACGGGGCGTCCGTGTTTGGTGATCTCAAACGTTTCGCCGTTGGCGGCGCGTTCGAGCAATTCACTGAGGCGGGTCTTGGCGTCAAACGCGGCGATGGATTCCATGTCTCCAACTGGTTGATGACTAGTTGAAACTAGCGCTCCCCGCAGAACGCGTCAACGCTGACCGCTCACGGCTTTCCCCCCGCCTTCGCCTGCAACTCCGCGAGCACGTTCATCACGAGCACCACCTTCGCCCGCTGCGGTCCGCCCGCTTCGGCAACCGATTGGATCATGAGAAACCGCTGATCACCGGGCGCCACATCGAAGCGCGCGCAGCACGCCGACGCACGGACACCCGCCGGCAGCGCGAACAGCTTCCTCCGCTCGCGCACCGCGAACGTCGGCGACGTGGCCACCGTGACCGACCAGAGGCGATAGCGGCCGTCGAGGGCGGTGTTGAGGCGGTCGGTCTGCTGGGTCACTTCACTCCCGAAGCCGCATCATCTCCAACCATTGCGGCTCGAGACCATGCACTTCTGCCATCTGCTCGAGGGCGGTGATGTCAATGGCGTCGCCCATCACCCGCAGTATTCCGCGAACATCGCGCAGATGCCGCTCGCTGGCACCGCGCTGGCGAAAGCGAAGCTTCTGCAAAATGACCTGTTCGGGCGATGCGATTGGCACCTCGAGCCCAACTAGCTCGACGACACGCTTGGTCGCCAGCCCTTGCCGCGCCAGGATGTCGTTGCCGGCCATATAGACATCAGCGCGCGCGTCCGACTCGAGGTGCAGCACATTGAAATGGCCGAATGCGTCGCGTTCCGCTTCCTGCGCGATGACCTCGACCGGCGGGCAATAGAAATCCGCGTTGGGAAACTGCTGCACGAACCGCATGGCGTCACGCGGTTGCATGGACACGACCACGTCGATGTCTTGGGTGAGCCGCGGCTCCCCGTAGAGAATGGCCGCCACGCCGCCGGACACCATCCACTCTACGCCCGCAGCAGTGAGCGCGGGAGCAAAGATGGATACGACGTCAGTCGGCCGCACTACGGAACACGTCGCGCGCGGTCGCATTCACGCTGGCCTCGTCAAACGCCGGATGGCGGAGACGCACGCCGGCTTTCACGGCCTCCCATGCCAAGTCCCAGATGCCGTCTGCCAGCGCCAGCTTCTCGTCAGGACTCATTTGGCGATAACGACGAGCTTGACGCGCGGTCACGTCGGATGTGACGTCAGGCACCGAGAGGTTCATGACCGTGAATCTGCGCCGAGCGATGCGGCGGAGCAAGGCAAGCGGGCCACCTCTACTTCGGAAGCTTCCCCGCGATCTTCGCCTGCACCTCGGCCGCCCAGTTCGTGACCTGCACGAGCTTGTCCGCGGCCGCGGCCCCCGTCGGCACGACTTTGCGCATGAACACGAAGCGCTGGTCGCCAGGCGCCACGTCGTACCCTCGCGCGTTCTGGTTGAGAATGCGCTGGAACCGGCTCGCATCGAACAACGGCGGCACCGCTGTCGAACAGCGGCAAGATGCGCGGGCGCTGCAGCGCCGCCGTGGTCTTGATCTCTTGCACAAACCGCTCGGCGCCGAGCACGGCGGCGAGTTCGGGCTTCAAGAGCTTGAGCGCGACCTGGCGATCGTGCTTGAGGTCCTCGCACAGATACACCGTCGCCATAGCGCCTTCGCCGAGCTGGCGGAGAATGCGGTAGCGGCCGGCGAGGGCGGTGTTGAGGCGCTCGGTTTGTGCAGTCATCGCGAGAAAGGTGGGCTGTGGCCGACCTGATGGCGAGCAGACAGTACGTCCCGCCACCCGCGCCCCGCTCACTTTCTGACGCTGTTCAACTGCGCCCGAACTTCGTCCATCCACCCGAACACGATGTTCGGTGTCCCTTCAACGATCGACTTCACCATGACGAATGACTTTCCGTCGCGGGTGATGTCGTAGTCGGCGACGAAACGACTGTCGGCATACGCGTCATTGAACAGCGTGTCGCGCCTGACGAGCGCGAGGTGCGGGACGGTCGTGACCTCGGCCGAGATCACCTTGCCCCCGGCCCGATACACGACCTCGTCACCATTCGGACCCCACACCGGCTCAGCGCCGCCGTTCGTCGAGATCTGCAGCGCGTCGCCCTCACCGGACATGGCCCGCACGTACACCTGGCTACGCGTCCCGGCGCTCTCGACCGAGGACACGTAGGCGAACCACTTCCCGTCGGGTGACACCCGTTGGTGTCCCTGACCGGCCGATCGGGCGACTTCGACACCCGTGCGTGGCGAATCGATGGGAAAGCGCTGGATACTGCCGCCGGCCATAGTGGCCATGAACACGCGACCGGCTGGCGACATGGCTGCGAACATCGCATTCGTCAGCAGGCGCTCGGGTTTGCGACTCAAGTCGGCCAGTTGCCAGCGCACTTCATCGTCCGGTGTCCTTCCGGCATGCCACACGATGCGGCGCCCGTCTGCCGTCCAGTCGGGGCGGTCGCTCACGCCGTCGCGCGTCACTTGCGTGGCCGTGCCGGTCGTCAAGTCCAGCGTCCACACGTCGCTCGATGTGGCCGACGCGCTGATGGCCACCGCCAGCCGCCTCCCATCCGGCGAGAGTCGAAGTTGCGAGTAGCCGCGCGGCTCGCCTGGCAGGGTTCGCGCGACGCCGGTGCGGCCAACCAT
Encoded proteins:
- a CDS encoding protein kinase — its product is MSNNTERLNAALDGRYRIERELGAGGMATVYLAEDLKHDRKVAIKVLKPQLAALLGAERFVVEIKTTAAMSHPHILPLFDSGTADGFLFYVMPYIQGETIREKLNRETQFGVDEAVRIAREIADALDYAHRHGVIHRDIKPENILLHDGRAMVMDFGIALAVSAAAGGRMTETGLSLGTPHYMSPEQATAEKEITGRSDQYSLASVLYEMLAGDPPFTASVAQAVIMKIITETAASVTERRKNVPSNVTAALAKALEKLPADRFASTKDFSDALASATFTVAGMSAGSLAGMRTSGVSRTLFIATATFAVITAGVATWALTRPAPAKPVTRVSLALPDSQRLADAATQFRLALSPDGRTVVYSGGERNSSKTQLWVRKLDELRATPLAGTEGAMNPAFSPDGQRIAYVVSAPVRTLKIVPVTGGPSVTVTDSVVDVGGVSWSADGYIYYDGKLPGDGLARIRAAGGKPEIATTPDSAARESYHLNPSALPDGRGVLFSVSHGGAFDGFAIAVRDPKTGKHTILTNGVIGRYSPSGHLIYVTSTGAMMAAPFDLASLKITGEAFAVTDGVSVRALTRGEVELSASGTLVYAAGTALGSIMDLVWVSRDGRSTTVDSTFTGRFANVRVSPDGKFAAVLKTEGGSASLVLKQLDRGPATKIAEGVRQVAWSSDSRSLYIATQRGIERVPADGSRVPQVVNANATPLGPMSASLDGKWLVYSERGGLSALSIADSSVKAILPPPGKIRPAISPDGRWLAYATDVSGRWDVIVVPFPDATTARHQVTSTVGGNGARWARDGKTLYFNEEGGSGMYGVPVTTGDKFSAGTPKREFTLATGTLNVTYDLAPDGRLIMLRSVGGVVRADELILVENFAEELKARAKRK
- a CDS encoding type II toxin-antitoxin system prevent-host-death family antitoxin — translated: MESIAAFDAKTRLSELLERAANGETFEITKHGRPVGKLGPPDSARDPKVVAEAVKRLKTYRGALKRMSRTELLALKHDGHRF